A stretch of the Argentina anserina chromosome 6, drPotAnse1.1, whole genome shotgun sequence genome encodes the following:
- the LOC126799194 gene encoding uncharacterized protein LOC126799194 isoform X3, which produces MYGGSSKHGRLGGGAGRGAGAAKLGRASFPPPHRSSAPAANRLSLGGSNNPRGGRNSATATSSAAAAPAVEEKFSLVAGSNPVAFSMIIRLAPDLVDEIRRVEAEGGTPRIKFDSVPNNPHGNVIDVGGKEFRFTWSRDGDLCDIYEERETGEDGNGLLVESGCAWRKVNVQRILDESTTNHVKRRSQEAERSHKSRKAIVLEPNPAMNNQLKQYAAASANIQRRNKLKKEPPSKKQKVEPPQVSAAPKSAYKSGISATTAKGRQSSSPLPSTTEKSPSPFGMLNISKTHANADETIPSQVILKDKPAPSLDKKTSIRTTATLETAGKGSDRAKPTDLQSLLITLLMENPKGMSFKALERAIGDSFPNSAKKIEPILKRIANCQAPGRYLLKPGVMLESFKKPCFESGSSPEENLRQTPAAEDICDQRHGQVPEFKEKVSPNDMEDQGRGQINVTVGEEPQAFQKVDNEQQSPVLFGEKRTSDNSEVRVGSSSSSESGSDSDSDSSDSGSDSESPSRSRSRSKSPKGRGSGSSSDSESDVSSNSKDVSDEDVNIMSDDDKEPKHQVQASEASLPVPWETPDGRAAQSGNDDKQDDIDSDMIDIETVDQDAELAVVTSSAPSEQPVNETKPSLPEHVEHPDRQILVDSLFGKTTDKDDFRKRSKMENSPQPPAFVGKGIYPEDSQNLSPDRLIEGSYKGMASQTLSKSDRDGNTDFGSQKGYNQAVPGRHSVESKQSSRKSYDHSAQAKAPDQGDWPDRYSESLGIGLQYSEKSSPVHESFPVRKDNVHSSSQRDNYANGKKVSKNSKEGGARGKQSVPLDSHFQKHGDMAGKTKEDRQVSNMFFSSSPKENRNGVDRSPVVNGRGSKLQREFSELELGELREAVAEETPAKKQFERKSSFKQSENKLGTRDNWGLDFSKAKPTEKTNLELGKPSSPDFNLKFLSNAEGSVKKRNYEDYIEDSTGSQQRAVQSQSHHLSRLDHSDVRRPFSRSADNGSKSTQNEVGGRQRIILDGFGESNKKAPVSASQHHDSKRGPLSHTIKERKRLTSSIMMEQTEVQKDSMLAEGTDIDRKRRDSSSDENSCSYTKYEKDEPELKGPIKDFSQYKEYVQEYRDKYDSYCSLNKILESYRNEFVKLGKDLEFATGTDRYKKILDQLKESYRQCGSRHKRLKKIFVVLHEELQHLKQRIKDFALPYTKD; this is translated from the exons ATGTACGGCGGTTCATCCAAGCACGGCCGATTAGGCGGCGGCGCCGGCCGAGGAGCCGGAGCCGCCAAGCTCGGCCGAGCCTCCTTCCCTCCGCCTCACCGCTCCTCCGCACCCGCGGCCAACCGCCTCTCCCTCGGCGGCTCCAACAACCCCCGCGGCGGACGTAACTCCGCCACTGCCACGTCGTCCGCCGCAGCCGCCCCTGCCGTGGAGGAGAAGTTCAGCCTAGTCGCCGGCAGCAATCCGGTGGCGTTCTCCATGATCATTCGGCTGGCGCCGGACCTAGTCGACGAGATCAGGCGCGTCGAGGCCGAAGGTGGGACCCCAAGGATCAAATTTGATTCCGTGCCTAATAATCCACACGGCAAT GTTATTGACGTGGGCGGGAAGGAGTTTAGGTTTACGTGGTCTAGGGACGGGGACCTCTGTGACATATACGAAGAACGTGAAACCGGTGAAGATGGGAATGGTTTGCTTGTTGAATCGGGATGTGCATGGCGTAAAGTGAATGTTCAGCGTATATTAGATGAATCAACTACGAATCATGTTAAGAGGCGGTCGCAGGAAGCTGAACGCTCGCATAAATCAAGGAA AGCCATTGTGCTAGAACCGAATCCAGCCATGAACAATCAACTAAAACAATATGCTGCTGCCTCAG CGAATATTCAACGGAGGAATAAACTGAAGAAAGAGCCTCCGTCTAAAAAGCAGAAAGTTGAACCACCTCAAG TTTCAGCTGCTCCAAAGTCTGCATATAAATCCGGGATATCAGCAACTACTGCAAAGGGTAGACAGTCATCATCACCTCTTCCATCTACAACTGAGAAGTCTCCATCTCCATTTGGAATGCTAAATATATCGAAGACTCATGCAAATGCAGATGAAACTATACCCTCTCAGGTCATTCTTAAGGACAAACCTGCTCCTAGCTTGGATAAAAAAACCTCAATCAGAACTACTGCAACACTGGAAACTGCTGGCAAAGGTAGTGATCGAGCTAAGCCGACAGATTTGCAGAGTTTGTTGATTACACTGCTCATGGAGAATCCCAAGGGAATGAGCTTCAAG GCTTTGGAGAGAGCTATTGGAGATTCATTTCCCAACTCTGCGAAGAAAATTGAGCCCATTCTTAAGAGG ATTGCAAATTGCCAAGCTCCAGGGAGGTATCTCTTGAAACCAGGGGTGATGTTAGAAAGCTTCAAGAAACCTTGTTTTGAATCTGGAAG TTCCCCAGAAGAGAACCTTCGCCAGACGCCTGCTGCGGAAGACATCTGCGATCAAAGGCATGGTCAAGTACCAGAGTTTAAGGAGAAGGTTTCTCCCAATGATATGGAGGACCAGGGCCGGGGTCAAATTAATGTTACAGTCGGCGAAGAACCACAGGCATTCCAAAAAGTTGATAACGAACAGCAATCACCTGTTCTGTTTGGTGAAAAAAGAACCTCTGACAACAGTGAAGTCCGAGTGGGTAGTTCTAGTTCTAGTGAGAGTGGAAGTGACAGTGATAGTGACAGCAGTGATTCTGGAAGTGACAGTGAAAGTCCTAGCAGAAGTAGAAGCAGAAGTAAAAGCCCAAAGGGAAGAGGAAGTGGGAGTAGTAGCGATAGTGAAAGTGATGTGTCTTCTAATAGCAAGGATGTTTCTGATGAGGATGTGAACATTATGAGTGATGATGATAAAGAGCCTAAACATCAAGTACAAGCCTCTGAAGCTTCTTTGCCCGTTCCATGGGAAACTCCTGATGGCAGGGCTGCGCAGAGTGGAAATGATGACAAGCAAGACGATATTGATTCTGACATGATTGATATTGAAACTGTGGATCAGGATGCTGAATTGGCTGTTGTTACTAGCTCTGCGCCTAGTGAACAACCTGTCAATGAAACAAAACCCTCTCTACCTGAGCATGTTGAGCATCCTGACCGCCAAATTCTCGTAGACAGTTTGTTTGGAAAGACTACAGACAAGGATGACTTCAG GAAAAGGTCAAAAATGGAAAACTCACCACAACCTCCTGCTTTTGTGGGTAAGGGCATTTATCCTGAGGATTCCCAGAATTTGTCTCCTGATAGACTTATTGAAGGCTCTTATAAGGGCATGGCATCTCAGACGCTGAGTAAATCTGATAGGGATGGGAATACTGATTTTGGCTCTCAAAAGGGCTACAATCAAGCAGTTCCTGGAAGACATAGCGTAGAGTCTAAACAATCAAGTCGGAAGTCTTATGATCATAGTGCACAAGCAAAGGCTCCTGATCAAGGAGATTGGCCTGATAGATATTCTGAGAGCTTGGGCATTGGTCTGCAGTACTCTGAAAAGAGCTCTCCTGTGCATGAAAGCTTTCCTGTGCGAAAAGATAATGTTCATAGTAGTAGTCAAAGGGACAATTATGCTAATGGAAAGAAGGTTTCAAAAAATTCCAAGGAAGGTGGTGCCCGAGGTAAACAGTCAGTGCCCTTGGACTCCCACTTCCAGAAACATGGTGACATGGCTGGAAAAACCAAGGAAGATAGACAGGTTTCAAACATGTTCTTCAGTTCTTCCCCTAAGGAAAACAGGAATGGAGTTGACAGATCCCCAGTTGTTAATGGTAGAGGAAGTAAACTCCAAAGAGAGTTTTCAGAATTGGAGTTGGGCGAACTTCGTGAGGCTGTGGCTGAGGAAACACCAGCTAAGAAGCAATTTGAGAGAAAAAGTTCATTTAAGCAGTCAGAAAACAAACTGGGCACTAGAGATAACTGGGGTTTGGACTTCAGTAAAGCAAAACCCACAGAAAAGACAAATTTAGAATTGGGAAAGCCATCCTCACCAGATTTCAACTTGAAGTTTCTTAGTAATGCAGAAGGCTCTGTTAAAAAGAGGAACTACGAAGATTATATCGAGGACTCAACAGGGTCTCAACAGAGAGCTGTGCAATCTCAGTCACATCACCTTTCACGGCTAGATCATTCTGATGTGCGGCGCCCATTCAGCAGATCAGCAGATAATGGTAGTAAATCAACACAGAATGAAGTTGGGGGAAGACAAAGGATCATTTTAGATGGTTTTGGAGAAAGCAATAAGAAAGCACCTGTTAGTGCTTCTCAGCACCATGACTCTAAACGAGGGCCACTGTCCCACACCattaaagagagaaaaagactGACATCTAGTATAATGATGGAACAGACTGAAGTACAAAAGGATTCAATGTTGGCAGAGGGCACTGACATCGATAGAAAAAGAAGGGATTCTTCTTCTGATGAAAATAGTTGTTCTTATACAAAGTACGAGAAAGATGAGCCTGAGCTCAAGGGACCAATAAAAGATTTCTCTCA GTACAAGGAGTATGTGCAAGAATATCGTGATAAGTATGATAGCTACTGCTCGTTGAACAAGATCTTAGAGAGTTACAG GAATGAGTTCGTAAAGCTAGGGAAGGACCTTGAGTTTGCTACAGGCACAGATAGATATAAGAAGATCTTGGACCAGCTGAAGGAATCCTATCGTCAGTGTGGATCG agaCATAAGAGGCTCAAGAAGATA
- the LOC126799194 gene encoding uncharacterized protein LOC126799194 isoform X1: protein MYGGSSKHGRLGGGAGRGAGAAKLGRASFPPPHRSSAPAANRLSLGGSNNPRGGRNSATATSSAAAAPAVEEKFSLVAGSNPVAFSMIIRLAPDLVDEIRRVEAEGGTPRIKFDSVPNNPHGNVIDVGGKEFRFTWSRDGDLCDIYEERETGEDGNGLLVESGCAWRKVNVQRILDESTTNHVKRRSQEAERSHKSRKAIVLEPNPAMNNQLKQYAAASANIQRRNKLKKEPPSKKQKVEPPQVSAAPKSAYKSGISATTAKGRQSSSPLPSTTEKSPSPFGMLNISKTHANADETIPSQVILKDKPAPSLDKKTSIRTTATLETAGKGSDRAKPTDLQSLLITLLMENPKGMSFKALERAIGDSFPNSAKKIEPILKRIANCQAPGRYLLKPGVMLESFKKPCFESGSSPEENLRQTPAAEDICDQRHGQVPEFKEKVSPNDMEDQGRGQINVTVGEEPQAFQKVDNEQQSPVLFGEKRTSDNSEVRVGSSSSSESGSDSDSDSSDSGSDSESPSRSRSRSKSPKGRGSGSSSDSESDVSSNSKDVSDEDVNIMSDDDKEPKHQVQASEASLPVPWETPDGRAAQSGNDDKQDDIDSDMIDIETVDQDAELAVVTSSAPSEQPVNETKPSLPEHVEHPDRQILVDSLFGKTTDKDDFRYEQSDSSDRMSKGKFKRGLVKHADENSECRKRSKMENSPQPPAFVGKGIYPEDSQNLSPDRLIEGSYKGMASQTLSKSDRDGNTDFGSQKGYNQAVPGRHSVESKQSSRKSYDHSAQAKAPDQGDWPDRYSESLGIGLQYSEKSSPVHESFPVRKDNVHSSSQRDNYANGKKVSKNSKEGGARGKQSVPLDSHFQKHGDMAGKTKEDRQVSNMFFSSSPKENRNGVDRSPVVNGRGSKLQREFSELELGELREAVAEETPAKKQFERKSSFKQSENKLGTRDNWGLDFSKAKPTEKTNLELGKPSSPDFNLKFLSNAEGSVKKRNYEDYIEDSTGSQQRAVQSQSHHLSRLDHSDVRRPFSRSADNGSKSTQNEVGGRQRIILDGFGESNKKAPVSASQHHDSKRGPLSHTIKERKRLTSSIMMEQTEVQKDSMLAEGTDIDRKRRDSSSDENSCSYTKYEKDEPELKGPIKDFSQYKEYVQEYRDKYDSYCSLNKILESYRNEFVKLGKDLEFATGTDRYKKILDQLKESYRQCGSRHKRLKKIFVVLHEELQHLKQRIKDFALPYTKD from the exons ATGTACGGCGGTTCATCCAAGCACGGCCGATTAGGCGGCGGCGCCGGCCGAGGAGCCGGAGCCGCCAAGCTCGGCCGAGCCTCCTTCCCTCCGCCTCACCGCTCCTCCGCACCCGCGGCCAACCGCCTCTCCCTCGGCGGCTCCAACAACCCCCGCGGCGGACGTAACTCCGCCACTGCCACGTCGTCCGCCGCAGCCGCCCCTGCCGTGGAGGAGAAGTTCAGCCTAGTCGCCGGCAGCAATCCGGTGGCGTTCTCCATGATCATTCGGCTGGCGCCGGACCTAGTCGACGAGATCAGGCGCGTCGAGGCCGAAGGTGGGACCCCAAGGATCAAATTTGATTCCGTGCCTAATAATCCACACGGCAAT GTTATTGACGTGGGCGGGAAGGAGTTTAGGTTTACGTGGTCTAGGGACGGGGACCTCTGTGACATATACGAAGAACGTGAAACCGGTGAAGATGGGAATGGTTTGCTTGTTGAATCGGGATGTGCATGGCGTAAAGTGAATGTTCAGCGTATATTAGATGAATCAACTACGAATCATGTTAAGAGGCGGTCGCAGGAAGCTGAACGCTCGCATAAATCAAGGAA AGCCATTGTGCTAGAACCGAATCCAGCCATGAACAATCAACTAAAACAATATGCTGCTGCCTCAG CGAATATTCAACGGAGGAATAAACTGAAGAAAGAGCCTCCGTCTAAAAAGCAGAAAGTTGAACCACCTCAAG TTTCAGCTGCTCCAAAGTCTGCATATAAATCCGGGATATCAGCAACTACTGCAAAGGGTAGACAGTCATCATCACCTCTTCCATCTACAACTGAGAAGTCTCCATCTCCATTTGGAATGCTAAATATATCGAAGACTCATGCAAATGCAGATGAAACTATACCCTCTCAGGTCATTCTTAAGGACAAACCTGCTCCTAGCTTGGATAAAAAAACCTCAATCAGAACTACTGCAACACTGGAAACTGCTGGCAAAGGTAGTGATCGAGCTAAGCCGACAGATTTGCAGAGTTTGTTGATTACACTGCTCATGGAGAATCCCAAGGGAATGAGCTTCAAG GCTTTGGAGAGAGCTATTGGAGATTCATTTCCCAACTCTGCGAAGAAAATTGAGCCCATTCTTAAGAGG ATTGCAAATTGCCAAGCTCCAGGGAGGTATCTCTTGAAACCAGGGGTGATGTTAGAAAGCTTCAAGAAACCTTGTTTTGAATCTGGAAG TTCCCCAGAAGAGAACCTTCGCCAGACGCCTGCTGCGGAAGACATCTGCGATCAAAGGCATGGTCAAGTACCAGAGTTTAAGGAGAAGGTTTCTCCCAATGATATGGAGGACCAGGGCCGGGGTCAAATTAATGTTACAGTCGGCGAAGAACCACAGGCATTCCAAAAAGTTGATAACGAACAGCAATCACCTGTTCTGTTTGGTGAAAAAAGAACCTCTGACAACAGTGAAGTCCGAGTGGGTAGTTCTAGTTCTAGTGAGAGTGGAAGTGACAGTGATAGTGACAGCAGTGATTCTGGAAGTGACAGTGAAAGTCCTAGCAGAAGTAGAAGCAGAAGTAAAAGCCCAAAGGGAAGAGGAAGTGGGAGTAGTAGCGATAGTGAAAGTGATGTGTCTTCTAATAGCAAGGATGTTTCTGATGAGGATGTGAACATTATGAGTGATGATGATAAAGAGCCTAAACATCAAGTACAAGCCTCTGAAGCTTCTTTGCCCGTTCCATGGGAAACTCCTGATGGCAGGGCTGCGCAGAGTGGAAATGATGACAAGCAAGACGATATTGATTCTGACATGATTGATATTGAAACTGTGGATCAGGATGCTGAATTGGCTGTTGTTACTAGCTCTGCGCCTAGTGAACAACCTGTCAATGAAACAAAACCCTCTCTACCTGAGCATGTTGAGCATCCTGACCGCCAAATTCTCGTAGACAGTTTGTTTGGAAAGACTACAGACAAGGATGACTTCAGGTATGAGCAGTCTGATAGTTCTGACAGGATGTCTAAAGGTAAATTTAAAAGAGGTTTGGTAAAGCACGCTGATGAAAACTCTGAATGCAGGAAAAGGTCAAAAATGGAAAACTCACCACAACCTCCTGCTTTTGTGGGTAAGGGCATTTATCCTGAGGATTCCCAGAATTTGTCTCCTGATAGACTTATTGAAGGCTCTTATAAGGGCATGGCATCTCAGACGCTGAGTAAATCTGATAGGGATGGGAATACTGATTTTGGCTCTCAAAAGGGCTACAATCAAGCAGTTCCTGGAAGACATAGCGTAGAGTCTAAACAATCAAGTCGGAAGTCTTATGATCATAGTGCACAAGCAAAGGCTCCTGATCAAGGAGATTGGCCTGATAGATATTCTGAGAGCTTGGGCATTGGTCTGCAGTACTCTGAAAAGAGCTCTCCTGTGCATGAAAGCTTTCCTGTGCGAAAAGATAATGTTCATAGTAGTAGTCAAAGGGACAATTATGCTAATGGAAAGAAGGTTTCAAAAAATTCCAAGGAAGGTGGTGCCCGAGGTAAACAGTCAGTGCCCTTGGACTCCCACTTCCAGAAACATGGTGACATGGCTGGAAAAACCAAGGAAGATAGACAGGTTTCAAACATGTTCTTCAGTTCTTCCCCTAAGGAAAACAGGAATGGAGTTGACAGATCCCCAGTTGTTAATGGTAGAGGAAGTAAACTCCAAAGAGAGTTTTCAGAATTGGAGTTGGGCGAACTTCGTGAGGCTGTGGCTGAGGAAACACCAGCTAAGAAGCAATTTGAGAGAAAAAGTTCATTTAAGCAGTCAGAAAACAAACTGGGCACTAGAGATAACTGGGGTTTGGACTTCAGTAAAGCAAAACCCACAGAAAAGACAAATTTAGAATTGGGAAAGCCATCCTCACCAGATTTCAACTTGAAGTTTCTTAGTAATGCAGAAGGCTCTGTTAAAAAGAGGAACTACGAAGATTATATCGAGGACTCAACAGGGTCTCAACAGAGAGCTGTGCAATCTCAGTCACATCACCTTTCACGGCTAGATCATTCTGATGTGCGGCGCCCATTCAGCAGATCAGCAGATAATGGTAGTAAATCAACACAGAATGAAGTTGGGGGAAGACAAAGGATCATTTTAGATGGTTTTGGAGAAAGCAATAAGAAAGCACCTGTTAGTGCTTCTCAGCACCATGACTCTAAACGAGGGCCACTGTCCCACACCattaaagagagaaaaagactGACATCTAGTATAATGATGGAACAGACTGAAGTACAAAAGGATTCAATGTTGGCAGAGGGCACTGACATCGATAGAAAAAGAAGGGATTCTTCTTCTGATGAAAATAGTTGTTCTTATACAAAGTACGAGAAAGATGAGCCTGAGCTCAAGGGACCAATAAAAGATTTCTCTCA GTACAAGGAGTATGTGCAAGAATATCGTGATAAGTATGATAGCTACTGCTCGTTGAACAAGATCTTAGAGAGTTACAG GAATGAGTTCGTAAAGCTAGGGAAGGACCTTGAGTTTGCTACAGGCACAGATAGATATAAGAAGATCTTGGACCAGCTGAAGGAATCCTATCGTCAGTGTGGATCG agaCATAAGAGGCTCAAGAAGATA
- the LOC126799194 gene encoding uncharacterized protein LOC126799194 isoform X2 has protein sequence MYGGSSKHGRLGGGAGRGAGAAKLGRASFPPPHRSSAPAANRLSLGGSNNPRGGRNSATATSSAAAAPAVEEKFSLVAGSNPVAFSMIIRLAPDLVDEIRRVEAEGGTPRIKFDSVPNNPHGNVIDVGGKEFRFTWSRDGDLCDIYEERETGEDGNGLLVESGCAWRKVNVQRILDESTTNHVKRRSQEAERSHKSRKAIVLEPNPAMNNQLKQYAAASANIQRRNKLKKEPPSKKQKVEPPQAAPKSAYKSGISATTAKGRQSSSPLPSTTEKSPSPFGMLNISKTHANADETIPSQVILKDKPAPSLDKKTSIRTTATLETAGKGSDRAKPTDLQSLLITLLMENPKGMSFKALERAIGDSFPNSAKKIEPILKRIANCQAPGRYLLKPGVMLESFKKPCFESGSSPEENLRQTPAAEDICDQRHGQVPEFKEKVSPNDMEDQGRGQINVTVGEEPQAFQKVDNEQQSPVLFGEKRTSDNSEVRVGSSSSSESGSDSDSDSSDSGSDSESPSRSRSRSKSPKGRGSGSSSDSESDVSSNSKDVSDEDVNIMSDDDKEPKHQVQASEASLPVPWETPDGRAAQSGNDDKQDDIDSDMIDIETVDQDAELAVVTSSAPSEQPVNETKPSLPEHVEHPDRQILVDSLFGKTTDKDDFRYEQSDSSDRMSKGKFKRGLVKHADENSECRKRSKMENSPQPPAFVGKGIYPEDSQNLSPDRLIEGSYKGMASQTLSKSDRDGNTDFGSQKGYNQAVPGRHSVESKQSSRKSYDHSAQAKAPDQGDWPDRYSESLGIGLQYSEKSSPVHESFPVRKDNVHSSSQRDNYANGKKVSKNSKEGGARGKQSVPLDSHFQKHGDMAGKTKEDRQVSNMFFSSSPKENRNGVDRSPVVNGRGSKLQREFSELELGELREAVAEETPAKKQFERKSSFKQSENKLGTRDNWGLDFSKAKPTEKTNLELGKPSSPDFNLKFLSNAEGSVKKRNYEDYIEDSTGSQQRAVQSQSHHLSRLDHSDVRRPFSRSADNGSKSTQNEVGGRQRIILDGFGESNKKAPVSASQHHDSKRGPLSHTIKERKRLTSSIMMEQTEVQKDSMLAEGTDIDRKRRDSSSDENSCSYTKYEKDEPELKGPIKDFSQYKEYVQEYRDKYDSYCSLNKILESYRNEFVKLGKDLEFATGTDRYKKILDQLKESYRQCGSRHKRLKKIFVVLHEELQHLKQRIKDFALPYTKD, from the exons ATGTACGGCGGTTCATCCAAGCACGGCCGATTAGGCGGCGGCGCCGGCCGAGGAGCCGGAGCCGCCAAGCTCGGCCGAGCCTCCTTCCCTCCGCCTCACCGCTCCTCCGCACCCGCGGCCAACCGCCTCTCCCTCGGCGGCTCCAACAACCCCCGCGGCGGACGTAACTCCGCCACTGCCACGTCGTCCGCCGCAGCCGCCCCTGCCGTGGAGGAGAAGTTCAGCCTAGTCGCCGGCAGCAATCCGGTGGCGTTCTCCATGATCATTCGGCTGGCGCCGGACCTAGTCGACGAGATCAGGCGCGTCGAGGCCGAAGGTGGGACCCCAAGGATCAAATTTGATTCCGTGCCTAATAATCCACACGGCAAT GTTATTGACGTGGGCGGGAAGGAGTTTAGGTTTACGTGGTCTAGGGACGGGGACCTCTGTGACATATACGAAGAACGTGAAACCGGTGAAGATGGGAATGGTTTGCTTGTTGAATCGGGATGTGCATGGCGTAAAGTGAATGTTCAGCGTATATTAGATGAATCAACTACGAATCATGTTAAGAGGCGGTCGCAGGAAGCTGAACGCTCGCATAAATCAAGGAA AGCCATTGTGCTAGAACCGAATCCAGCCATGAACAATCAACTAAAACAATATGCTGCTGCCTCAG CGAATATTCAACGGAGGAATAAACTGAAGAAAGAGCCTCCGTCTAAAAAGCAGAAAGTTGAACCACCTCAAG CTGCTCCAAAGTCTGCATATAAATCCGGGATATCAGCAACTACTGCAAAGGGTAGACAGTCATCATCACCTCTTCCATCTACAACTGAGAAGTCTCCATCTCCATTTGGAATGCTAAATATATCGAAGACTCATGCAAATGCAGATGAAACTATACCCTCTCAGGTCATTCTTAAGGACAAACCTGCTCCTAGCTTGGATAAAAAAACCTCAATCAGAACTACTGCAACACTGGAAACTGCTGGCAAAGGTAGTGATCGAGCTAAGCCGACAGATTTGCAGAGTTTGTTGATTACACTGCTCATGGAGAATCCCAAGGGAATGAGCTTCAAG GCTTTGGAGAGAGCTATTGGAGATTCATTTCCCAACTCTGCGAAGAAAATTGAGCCCATTCTTAAGAGG ATTGCAAATTGCCAAGCTCCAGGGAGGTATCTCTTGAAACCAGGGGTGATGTTAGAAAGCTTCAAGAAACCTTGTTTTGAATCTGGAAG TTCCCCAGAAGAGAACCTTCGCCAGACGCCTGCTGCGGAAGACATCTGCGATCAAAGGCATGGTCAAGTACCAGAGTTTAAGGAGAAGGTTTCTCCCAATGATATGGAGGACCAGGGCCGGGGTCAAATTAATGTTACAGTCGGCGAAGAACCACAGGCATTCCAAAAAGTTGATAACGAACAGCAATCACCTGTTCTGTTTGGTGAAAAAAGAACCTCTGACAACAGTGAAGTCCGAGTGGGTAGTTCTAGTTCTAGTGAGAGTGGAAGTGACAGTGATAGTGACAGCAGTGATTCTGGAAGTGACAGTGAAAGTCCTAGCAGAAGTAGAAGCAGAAGTAAAAGCCCAAAGGGAAGAGGAAGTGGGAGTAGTAGCGATAGTGAAAGTGATGTGTCTTCTAATAGCAAGGATGTTTCTGATGAGGATGTGAACATTATGAGTGATGATGATAAAGAGCCTAAACATCAAGTACAAGCCTCTGAAGCTTCTTTGCCCGTTCCATGGGAAACTCCTGATGGCAGGGCTGCGCAGAGTGGAAATGATGACAAGCAAGACGATATTGATTCTGACATGATTGATATTGAAACTGTGGATCAGGATGCTGAATTGGCTGTTGTTACTAGCTCTGCGCCTAGTGAACAACCTGTCAATGAAACAAAACCCTCTCTACCTGAGCATGTTGAGCATCCTGACCGCCAAATTCTCGTAGACAGTTTGTTTGGAAAGACTACAGACAAGGATGACTTCAGGTATGAGCAGTCTGATAGTTCTGACAGGATGTCTAAAGGTAAATTTAAAAGAGGTTTGGTAAAGCACGCTGATGAAAACTCTGAATGCAGGAAAAGGTCAAAAATGGAAAACTCACCACAACCTCCTGCTTTTGTGGGTAAGGGCATTTATCCTGAGGATTCCCAGAATTTGTCTCCTGATAGACTTATTGAAGGCTCTTATAAGGGCATGGCATCTCAGACGCTGAGTAAATCTGATAGGGATGGGAATACTGATTTTGGCTCTCAAAAGGGCTACAATCAAGCAGTTCCTGGAAGACATAGCGTAGAGTCTAAACAATCAAGTCGGAAGTCTTATGATCATAGTGCACAAGCAAAGGCTCCTGATCAAGGAGATTGGCCTGATAGATATTCTGAGAGCTTGGGCATTGGTCTGCAGTACTCTGAAAAGAGCTCTCCTGTGCATGAAAGCTTTCCTGTGCGAAAAGATAATGTTCATAGTAGTAGTCAAAGGGACAATTATGCTAATGGAAAGAAGGTTTCAAAAAATTCCAAGGAAGGTGGTGCCCGAGGTAAACAGTCAGTGCCCTTGGACTCCCACTTCCAGAAACATGGTGACATGGCTGGAAAAACCAAGGAAGATAGACAGGTTTCAAACATGTTCTTCAGTTCTTCCCCTAAGGAAAACAGGAATGGAGTTGACAGATCCCCAGTTGTTAATGGTAGAGGAAGTAAACTCCAAAGAGAGTTTTCAGAATTGGAGTTGGGCGAACTTCGTGAGGCTGTGGCTGAGGAAACACCAGCTAAGAAGCAATTTGAGAGAAAAAGTTCATTTAAGCAGTCAGAAAACAAACTGGGCACTAGAGATAACTGGGGTTTGGACTTCAGTAAAGCAAAACCCACAGAAAAGACAAATTTAGAATTGGGAAAGCCATCCTCACCAGATTTCAACTTGAAGTTTCTTAGTAATGCAGAAGGCTCTGTTAAAAAGAGGAACTACGAAGATTATATCGAGGACTCAACAGGGTCTCAACAGAGAGCTGTGCAATCTCAGTCACATCACCTTTCACGGCTAGATCATTCTGATGTGCGGCGCCCATTCAGCAGATCAGCAGATAATGGTAGTAAATCAACACAGAATGAAGTTGGGGGAAGACAAAGGATCATTTTAGATGGTTTTGGAGAAAGCAATAAGAAAGCACCTGTTAGTGCTTCTCAGCACCATGACTCTAAACGAGGGCCACTGTCCCACACCattaaagagagaaaaagactGACATCTAGTATAATGATGGAACAGACTGAAGTACAAAAGGATTCAATGTTGGCAGAGGGCACTGACATCGATAGAAAAAGAAGGGATTCTTCTTCTGATGAAAATAGTTGTTCTTATACAAAGTACGAGAAAGATGAGCCTGAGCTCAAGGGACCAATAAAAGATTTCTCTCA GTACAAGGAGTATGTGCAAGAATATCGTGATAAGTATGATAGCTACTGCTCGTTGAACAAGATCTTAGAGAGTTACAG GAATGAGTTCGTAAAGCTAGGGAAGGACCTTGAGTTTGCTACAGGCACAGATAGATATAAGAAGATCTTGGACCAGCTGAAGGAATCCTATCGTCAGTGTGGATCG agaCATAAGAGGCTCAAGAAGATA